One region of Flavobacterium pisciphilum genomic DNA includes:
- the rimK gene encoding 30S ribosomal protein S6--L-glutamate ligase, which produces MLQNKLILGSEEWCSFPELGIPTIKARVDSGAKTSAMHAINIAPFIKNDASWVKFDINPIQNNTKTIIHCEAPLVDKRVVKSSSGFREQRYVIQTSLKIGDAKWPIEMTLTNRDSMGFRMLLGREAMSGRVLVDPEEKYLLGQPTSDTLKELYQNSEKATSGLRIGLLASNPELYSNKRIMEAGEMRGHDMQFLNIKECYMKLDAKTPEIHYRGGKILNQFDAIIPRIRPSITFYGCALTRQFEALKVFCLNSASAITQSRDKLYSLQLLLNSGIDIPTTGFANSPLDTDDLIKMVGGSPLIVKLLEGTQGKGVVLAETKKAAESVINAFKSLNANILVQEFIKEANGKDIRCFVIDGKVVAAIQREAMPGEFRANIHLGGTASILKITSEEKRIAIKAAKAMDLKVAGVDIIRSSKGPLLLEVNSSPGLEGIEGATNKDVAGEMIKAIEKNFKLK; this is translated from the coding sequence ATGCTTCAAAATAAACTCATCTTAGGTAGCGAAGAATGGTGCTCATTTCCCGAATTAGGAATCCCCACAATTAAAGCACGTGTAGATTCGGGTGCAAAAACCTCGGCGATGCACGCCATTAACATAGCCCCTTTTATAAAAAATGATGCTAGCTGGGTTAAATTTGATATTAATCCGATACAAAACAATACTAAAACTATAATACATTGCGAGGCTCCCCTAGTAGACAAAAGGGTTGTAAAAAGCTCTAGTGGCTTTAGAGAACAACGCTATGTTATACAAACGAGCCTAAAAATTGGTGATGCCAAATGGCCTATAGAAATGACTTTAACCAATCGAGATTCGATGGGTTTCAGAATGCTTCTAGGTCGTGAAGCAATGAGCGGTAGAGTGCTTGTAGATCCTGAAGAAAAATACCTTTTGGGACAACCTACCTCTGACACGTTAAAAGAACTATATCAGAACTCCGAAAAAGCAACCTCTGGATTACGAATCGGACTTTTGGCAAGTAACCCTGAATTATACAGCAATAAAAGAATCATGGAAGCTGGCGAAATGAGAGGTCATGATATGCAATTTTTGAACATCAAAGAATGCTACATGAAACTTGATGCTAAAACACCTGAAATTCATTATCGCGGTGGAAAAATATTAAATCAATTTGATGCTATTATTCCACGTATTCGCCCTAGCATTACTTTCTATGGTTGTGCGTTAACACGTCAGTTTGAAGCTTTGAAAGTTTTCTGTTTAAATTCTGCTTCTGCAATAACACAATCCCGCGATAAATTATATTCATTACAATTATTACTAAACAGCGGAATAGACATTCCAACAACTGGTTTTGCTAATTCTCCTTTGGACACTGACGATTTAATAAAAATGGTTGGAGGCTCTCCTTTGATTGTAAAATTATTAGAAGGCACTCAAGGTAAAGGCGTTGTACTAGCTGAGACAAAAAAGGCTGCAGAAAGCGTTATAAATGCTTTTAAAAGCTTAAACGCTAATATTCTAGTACAAGAGTTCATTAAAGAAGCAAACGGTAAAGATATTCGTTGTTTTGTAATCGACGGAAAAGTAGTAGCTGCTATTCAGCGTGAAGCTATGCCAGGTGAATTTAGAGCAAATATTCATTTAGGCGGAACTGCATCAATACTAAAAATAACTAGCGAAGAAAAAAGAATCGCCATAAAAGCTGCCAAAGCAATGGATTTAAAAGTCGCTGGTGTTGATATTATTCGTTCATCTAAAGGTCCTTTATTACTTGAAGTAAATTCATCTCCAGGTCTAGAAGGAATTGAAGGTGCTACCAATAAAGATGTCGCTGGAGAAATGATAAAAGCTATTGAAAAAAATTTTAAACTTAAATAG
- a CDS encoding ATP-dependent Clp protease ATP-binding subunit, translating into MDDNFSPRVKDVITYSKEEALRLGHDFIGTEHLMLGILRDGNGKAIHILNNLAVDLEHLRRKVEILSPANPSAEINVEKKNLHLTRQAERALKTTFLEAKVFQSSSISTAHLLLCILRNENDPTTKLLNKLKIDYDVAKEQYLNMTPNEEEFLENLPRNESYNDDSGQDDSLKEGSFNNPANKSNKKSKTPVLDNFGRDLTEMAEEGKLDPVVGREKEIERVSQILSRRKKNNPLLIGEPGVGKSAIAEGLALRIVQKKVSRILFHKRVVTLDLASLVAGTKYRGQFEERMKAVMNELEKNDDIILFIDEIHTIVGAGGATGSLDASNMFKPALSRGEIQCIGATTLDEYRQYIEKDGALERRFQKVIVEPTSVEETIAILNNIKDKYEDHHNVTYTPEAIEACVKLTNRYMSERFLPDKAIDALDEAGSRVHITNIDVPKQILDLERQLEEVRENKNVVVKKQKYEEAAKLRDDEKRIEKELAVAQEQWEEDSKSNRILVTEDNVADVVSMMTGIPVNRIAQTESNKLAQLPELIQNKVIGQNEAVLKIARSIQRNRAGLKDPNKPIGSFIFLGQTGVGKTQLAKVLAKELFDSEDALVRIDMSEYMEKFAISRLVGAPPGYVGYEEGGQLTEKVRRKPYCVVLLDEIEKAHPDVFNMMLQVLDDGYLTDSLGRKIDFKNTIIIMTSNVGARQLKDFGQGVGFGTAAKVAQADDNSKSIIENALKKTFAPEFLNRIDDVIVFNSLEKSDIDLIIEIELKKLYARVEELGYKLNLTDKAKAFIADKGFDKQFGARPLKRAIQKYVEDILAEEIITSKITSGDEILIDLNEESQELTVDVHKAEEPTNQ; encoded by the coding sequence ATGGATGATAATTTTTCACCAAGAGTAAAAGATGTTATTACCTACAGTAAAGAAGAGGCCTTAAGATTGGGTCATGACTTTATTGGTACTGAACATTTGATGCTAGGCATTTTAAGGGATGGAAACGGAAAAGCCATTCATATATTAAATAACCTAGCAGTCGATTTAGAACATTTACGTAGGAAGGTCGAAATACTGAGCCCTGCTAATCCTAGTGCCGAAATTAATGTAGAAAAAAAGAATCTCCACCTTACACGTCAAGCTGAGAGAGCATTAAAGACTACTTTTCTAGAAGCCAAAGTATTCCAGAGTTCGTCTATTAGTACGGCACACTTACTTTTATGCATCTTACGAAACGAAAACGATCCAACAACCAAGCTATTGAATAAGCTAAAAATAGATTATGATGTAGCTAAAGAACAATACTTAAATATGACTCCAAACGAAGAAGAATTTTTAGAAAACTTGCCAAGAAACGAATCATATAATGACGATTCAGGACAAGATGACAGTCTTAAAGAAGGAAGTTTTAATAATCCAGCCAATAAGTCCAATAAAAAATCTAAAACACCAGTTTTAGATAATTTTGGGAGAGATTTAACAGAAATGGCTGAAGAAGGAAAACTAGACCCAGTTGTAGGACGTGAGAAAGAAATTGAACGCGTTTCGCAAATTTTAAGCCGTAGAAAAAAGAACAACCCTTTATTAATTGGTGAACCTGGAGTAGGAAAATCTGCTATTGCTGAAGGACTAGCCTTGCGTATTGTTCAGAAAAAAGTATCTCGTATCTTATTTCACAAACGTGTGGTAACCTTAGATTTGGCGAGCCTTGTAGCAGGAACCAAATATCGTGGTCAGTTTGAGGAACGCATGAAAGCAGTAATGAATGAATTAGAAAAAAATGATGACATCATCCTTTTTATCGATGAAATTCACACTATCGTTGGTGCTGGAGGTGCGACTGGATCATTAGACGCATCAAATATGTTTAAACCTGCCTTATCAAGAGGAGAAATCCAATGTATTGGAGCTACTACACTTGATGAGTACAGACAATATATTGAGAAAGATGGTGCGTTAGAAAGACGTTTCCAGAAAGTAATTGTAGAGCCAACTTCTGTTGAAGAAACAATTGCAATTTTAAACAACATTAAAGACAAATACGAAGATCACCATAACGTAACCTATACGCCAGAAGCTATTGAAGCTTGTGTAAAATTAACAAACCGATATATGTCGGAGCGTTTCTTACCAGACAAAGCTATCGATGCTCTTGACGAGGCTGGATCTCGTGTGCATATCACTAATATTGATGTTCCAAAACAAATTTTGGATTTAGAACGTCAACTAGAAGAGGTACGCGAAAACAAAAATGTCGTTGTTAAAAAACAAAAATATGAGGAAGCAGCTAAACTTCGTGATGACGAAAAACGCATCGAAAAAGAACTAGCTGTAGCTCAAGAACAATGGGAAGAAGATTCTAAAAGCAATAGAATTCTTGTAACCGAAGATAACGTTGCCGATGTAGTGTCTATGATGACAGGAATTCCTGTAAACAGAATTGCACAAACTGAAAGCAACAAATTAGCTCAATTACCTGAATTAATTCAGAATAAAGTAATAGGTCAAAATGAAGCTGTTTTAAAAATCGCTCGTTCTATACAACGTAACAGAGCTGGTCTTAAAGACCCAAACAAACCTATTGGATCATTTATTTTCTTAGGACAAACTGGTGTTGGTAAAACACAACTAGCAAAAGTTCTAGCAAAAGAATTATTTGATTCAGAAGACGCTTTGGTTCGTATTGACATGAGTGAATACATGGAGAAATTTGCAATTTCACGTTTAGTTGGAGCGCCTCCGGGATACGTTGGTTACGAAGAAGGTGGACAATTAACTGAAAAAGTTCGTAGAAAACCATATTGTGTAGTCCTTTTAGATGAAATCGAAAAAGCACATCCAGATGTATTCAACATGATGCTTCAAGTGCTTGATGATGGTTACTTAACAGATAGTTTAGGACGCAAAATTGACTTTAAAAACACTATAATTATCATGACTTCAAATGTTGGAGCAAGACAATTAAAAGATTTCGGTCAAGGAGTTGGATTTGGAACTGCTGCAAAAGTAGCTCAAGCCGATGATAATTCGAAAAGCATTATCGAAAACGCATTGAAGAAAACATTTGCACCTGAATTCTTAAATAGAATTGATGATGTAATTGTATTCAACAGCTTAGAAAAAAGTGATATTGATTTAATTATCGAAATTGAACTTAAGAAACTATATGCACGTGTAGAAGAATTAGGATACAAACTAAACCTTACTGATAAAGCCAAAGCTTTTATCGCTGACAAAGGTTTCGATAAGCAATTTGGAGCAAGACCACTAAAAAGAGCCATTCAAAAATACGTTGAAGATATATTGGCAGAAGAAATAATTACTTCTAAAATTACTTCAGGCGACGAAATTTTGATTGATTTAAATGAAGAGTCTCAAGAACTTACTGTAGATGTTCATAAAGCTGAAGAGCCAACAAATCAATAA
- a CDS encoding VOC family protein has product MKTLIPYFTISQRCEEALRFYEFCFDGQVIFEQKYQETNYQTSEKFKSKIAHAEFKADAIHFYVSDGFENEQASFGNAIGMTINFSDKQEQLNVFNRLKAGGQITLDFSTTSINSQLVSLIDKFGITWYLNHQNPLTE; this is encoded by the coding sequence ATGAAAACATTAATACCGTATTTTACAATTTCCCAACGATGTGAAGAAGCGTTGAGGTTTTATGAATTTTGCTTTGATGGGCAAGTCATATTTGAACAAAAATACCAAGAAACAAACTATCAAACTTCTGAAAAATTTAAAAGCAAAATTGCTCATGCCGAGTTTAAAGCTGATGCTATTCATTTTTATGTTTCTGATGGTTTCGAAAACGAGCAGGCATCTTTCGGAAACGCCATAGGAATGACAATAAACTTTTCTGATAAACAAGAACAGTTAAATGTTTTTAATCGCTTAAAGGCAGGAGGCCAAATAACATTAGATTTTTCAACGACTTCTATCAACTCCCAATTGGTAAGTCTCATTGATAAATTTGGTATTACTTGGTATCTCAACCATCAAAACCCCTTAACAGAATAA
- a CDS encoding DUF421 domain-containing protein: MNPYLDIVIRSASVYFFMVIALRVFGKKELSQLNTADVILILLISNAVQNAMVGSDTSLLGGIAAAAVLFIINYTLKKLTYKSKLLHNLLLEKPEVLIHNGHIDFKSLSKLNITSDELEEAMREHGVAHYKEVKLAMLEIDGTISIISQDKEHLKQTIYKRKHNHKNFQK; the protein is encoded by the coding sequence ATGAATCCATATCTCGATATTGTTATCAGAAGTGCCTCAGTATACTTTTTTATGGTAATCGCATTACGGGTTTTTGGAAAGAAAGAACTATCTCAGCTTAATACTGCCGATGTAATACTGATTCTATTAATTAGTAATGCCGTCCAAAATGCAATGGTTGGTAGTGATACAAGTCTTTTAGGAGGAATTGCAGCGGCAGCGGTGTTATTTATCATTAATTACACCCTCAAAAAACTTACCTACAAATCCAAACTACTGCACAATCTTTTACTAGAAAAACCAGAAGTACTGATTCATAATGGTCATATCGATTTTAAATCTTTAAGCAAATTAAACATTACATCAGATGAGCTTGAGGAAGCAATGCGCGAACATGGTGTTGCACACTATAAAGAGGTAAAATTAGCCATGCTAGAAATAGATGGTACAATCAGTATCATTTCACAAGATAAAGAGCATTTAAAGCAAACTATATACAAACGAAAACACAATCATAAAAATTTTCAGAAATAG
- a CDS encoding helix-turn-helix transcriptional regulator, with the protein MSRKLNENKIAFSEIGGIYIGKNLQTDFHKHYAVMVIFSLDKPFELAYENQTKSFDACIIQPNVTRKFTSDKNSEIAFIYIEPYTELGLKLLDLQKGVTSLSSTDFKPFLEILETWQNKTDNRESFTTNFINKLVDQIVSIENITPASLDKRILKSIKEANQDITKSQKQIAESVGLSVSRFAFLFKKSTGITFKQYVLHTKLVKSVKSILFEENLTQVAHQGGFADQAHFTRTYLKTFGVLPSHSVK; encoded by the coding sequence ATGAGTCGGAAATTAAATGAAAATAAAATTGCATTCTCAGAAATAGGTGGAATATACATTGGGAAAAATTTACAGACCGATTTCCATAAACACTATGCGGTAATGGTTATTTTTTCTTTAGATAAACCCTTTGAACTAGCGTATGAAAATCAAACAAAATCCTTCGATGCCTGTATAATTCAACCTAATGTTACCAGAAAATTCACAAGTGATAAAAACAGTGAAATAGCTTTTATATACATAGAACCATATACAGAATTAGGCTTAAAATTATTGGATTTACAAAAAGGTGTAACCTCATTAAGCAGTACCGATTTCAAACCTTTTCTAGAGATACTGGAAACTTGGCAAAACAAAACAGACAATAGAGAATCATTTACAACTAATTTCATAAATAAGCTAGTTGATCAGATTGTCTCCATAGAAAATATCACTCCTGCCTCTTTGGACAAGCGTATTTTGAAAAGCATAAAAGAAGCAAATCAGGACATAACAAAAAGCCAGAAACAAATTGCAGAAAGTGTAGGCTTATCAGTTTCAAGATTTGCCTTTTTATTCAAAAAATCAACCGGTATAACCTTTAAACAATACGTGTTACACACTAAATTAGTAAAATCAGTAAAATCGATTCTATTCGAAGAAAATTTAACTCAAGTGGCTCATCAAGGAGGTTTTGCAGATCAAGCGCATTTTACTAGAACCTATCTCAAAACTTTTGGGGTATTACCTTCTCATTCTGTAAAGTAG
- a CDS encoding tautomerase family protein — protein MPAILIEVRKDYNEEEGTKIIDAVHSAMVTAFQIPVEDKTVRLLVHPPHRFAVSPTKTQPELYTLISIDAFSGRSIDAKRNLFSEIVKNLSELGIPKDHVLIVVRDSKKESWGVQGGQSGLDVDLGFKVEV, from the coding sequence ATGCCAGCAATTTTAATAGAAGTTAGAAAAGACTATAACGAAGAAGAAGGAACAAAAATTATCGATGCTGTTCATTCGGCAATGGTAACTGCTTTTCAAATCCCAGTTGAAGACAAAACCGTTAGACTTTTGGTCCATCCCCCACATCGCTTTGCAGTTTCACCCACTAAAACTCAACCTGAATTATACACTTTAATAAGCATTGATGCATTTTCAGGGCGTTCAATTGATGCAAAAAGAAATTTATTTAGTGAAATTGTTAAAAACCTATCTGAATTAGGCATCCCAAAAGACCATGTTTTAATTGTTGTTAGGGACAGTAAAAAAGAAAGCTGGGGTGTTCAAGGAGGTCAATCAGGACTTGATGTCGATTTAGGTTTTAAAGTTGAAGTTTAA
- a CDS encoding SMI1/KNR4 family protein codes for MEVSNDMFGIEQIERIKNKLVEAKSVDKDLKVFGAESHKYILGEVVSGDAILKFETEYKVKLPNCYKAFLMNIGNGGVSFLSSAAGPFYGIYPLGEGVNDLIDENTKDYLKGDCVLYPKMIDAYWENLTEKIEEETISDEDYSIELGKIYGGVLPIGTQGCSNCHAIVLNGEFKGRVVNINSERYKPQFTFELNFLDWYERWLDEVISGDSTGVFGYRMGGQVLDILETYFSATDNETRKDCLAGILNKQKLDSTILDIIEDEFRASDVEVQTELLQILTKSDYERAYPYLVDFAEVSLLDVLQFVFWYAKENSTDWLAVIESKIESINDEETFTFCVYLLEEMNIDFGYLIVPFVKNDNEEIRVTTYYMLGQLSNKNSYIDTFIIGLNDSSNRVLHATLQALNGVEDKRLLKYYKSIAERFPKEKDYILVNLNHRLKPFGLTNKTIKDLAIDA; via the coding sequence ATGGAAGTATCAAATGATATGTTCGGGATAGAACAAATAGAAAGAATTAAAAATAAGTTAGTTGAGGCGAAGAGTGTCGATAAAGACCTAAAAGTATTCGGTGCAGAAAGTCATAAATATATTTTAGGAGAAGTTGTAAGTGGTGATGCTATTTTAAAATTTGAGACCGAATACAAGGTGAAACTTCCTAATTGCTATAAAGCGTTTTTAATGAATATTGGAAATGGAGGTGTGTCATTTTTATCTTCGGCAGCAGGGCCTTTTTATGGGATTTACCCACTAGGAGAAGGGGTTAATGATTTAATTGATGAAAATACTAAAGATTACTTAAAAGGAGACTGTGTGTTGTATCCTAAAATGATTGATGCCTATTGGGAAAATCTCACGGAAAAGATTGAAGAAGAAACAATCTCAGATGAAGATTATAGTATTGAATTAGGAAAAATATATGGAGGTGTACTACCAATTGGCACGCAGGGTTGTTCTAATTGTCATGCAATTGTTTTAAATGGTGAGTTTAAAGGTAGAGTTGTTAATATCAATAGTGAAAGATATAAGCCTCAATTTACTTTTGAATTAAACTTTTTGGATTGGTATGAAAGATGGTTAGATGAGGTGATTTCTGGTGATTCAACAGGAGTATTTGGGTATAGAATGGGTGGGCAGGTATTGGATATTTTAGAAACCTACTTTTCGGCTACTGACAATGAAACTAGAAAAGATTGTTTGGCGGGCATTTTAAATAAACAAAAGCTAGACTCAACTATATTAGATATAATTGAAGATGAATTTAGAGCTAGTGATGTTGAGGTACAAACGGAGTTATTACAAATACTAACCAAATCTGATTACGAAAGAGCCTATCCTTATTTAGTTGATTTTGCAGAGGTAAGCTTATTAGATGTCTTGCAATTTGTGTTTTGGTATGCAAAAGAAAATAGTACAGACTGGCTTGCTGTTATCGAATCGAAGATTGAATCAATAAATGATGAAGAAACATTTACATTCTGTGTTTATTTATTAGAAGAAATGAATATCGATTTCGGCTATCTTATAGTTCCTTTTGTTAAAAACGATAATGAGGAAATACGAGTAACAACCTATTATATGCTTGGGCAATTAAGCAATAAAAATAGTTATATCGATACTTTTATCATAGGATTGAATGATAGCTCAAACAGAGTTCTTCATGCAACTCTGCAAGCTTTAAATGGAGTAGAAGACAAGAGGCTTTTGAAGTATTATAAAAGTATTGCCGAGAGATTTCCAAAAGAGAAGGATTATATTTTGGTGAATCTTAATCACAGACTTAAACCGTTTGGTTTAACAAATAAGACTATTAAAGATTTAGCTATAGATGCTTAA